From a single Micromonospora sp. WMMD1102 genomic region:
- a CDS encoding class I SAM-dependent methyltransferase, whose amino-acid sequence MSENSLAGVAEDDPPGVLRRPVSDRESRWANRRWWDADADAYQAEHGAFLGDADFVWCPEGLREADARLLGELPGRRVLELGCGAASAARWLAAEGARPVGLDLSAGMLRHAALGATTSGVRVPLVQADALALPFRAASFDIVCTAFGAIPFVADSAAALREVHRVLRPGGRWVFSVTHPMRWIFLDDPGEGGLVATHSYFDRRPYVEQDADGTPSYVEQHRTLGDRVREIVGAGFLLRDVLEPEWPAGHEQVWGQWSPLRGRLFPGTAIFVCDKPDNGSGRHRSGSVS is encoded by the coding sequence ATGTCCGAGAACAGCCTGGCCGGCGTGGCCGAGGACGACCCGCCCGGAGTGCTCCGGCGCCCGGTCAGCGACCGGGAGAGTCGGTGGGCCAACCGCCGCTGGTGGGACGCGGACGCCGACGCCTACCAGGCCGAGCACGGCGCCTTCCTGGGCGACGCGGACTTCGTGTGGTGCCCGGAGGGGTTGCGCGAGGCCGACGCCCGGCTGCTCGGCGAGCTGCCCGGCCGGCGGGTGCTCGAACTCGGCTGCGGCGCCGCCTCGGCCGCCCGCTGGCTGGCCGCCGAGGGTGCCCGGCCGGTCGGGCTCGACCTCTCCGCCGGCATGCTGCGGCACGCCGCACTCGGCGCCACCACCTCCGGGGTACGCGTCCCGCTGGTCCAGGCCGACGCCCTCGCCCTGCCGTTCCGAGCGGCCAGCTTCGACATCGTCTGTACGGCGTTCGGCGCGATCCCGTTCGTCGCCGACTCGGCGGCGGCGCTGCGCGAGGTGCACCGGGTGCTCCGCCCCGGCGGCCGGTGGGTGTTCTCGGTCACCCACCCGATGCGGTGGATCTTCCTCGACGACCCGGGCGAGGGTGGGCTGGTCGCCACGCACTCGTACTTCGACCGCCGCCCCTACGTCGAGCAGGACGCCGACGGCACACCGAGCTACGTCGAGCAGCACCGCACCCTCGGCGACCGGGTACGCGAGATCGTCGGCGCCGGTTTCCTGCTCCGCGACGTACTGGAGCCGGAGTGGCCGGCGGGGCACGAGCAGGTCTGGGGGCAGTGGAGCCCGCTGCGCGGCCGGCTCTTCCCCGGTACCGCCATCTTCGTCTGCGACAAACCGGACAACGGGTCCGGCCGGCATCGGTCCGGCTCGGTAAGTTGA
- the uvrB gene encoding excinuclease ABC subunit UvrB, with protein sequence MALDIPRLDGRFQVVSEFQPSGDQPAAIDDLERRVRRGERHTVLLGATGTGKSATSAWLIERLQRPTLVLAPNKTLCAQLAKEFSELLPNNAVEYFVSYYDYYQPEAYIPQTDTYIEKDSSINEEVERLRHATTMSLLTRRDVVVVATVSAIYGLGTPQEYLDRSVRIQVGQEVERDKLLRRLVDVQYTRNDMAFNRGTFRVRGDTLEIIPAYEELALRIEFFGDEVEKLYYLHPLTGEVVREVDNLLIFPATHYTAGPERMERALADIEVELAERLAELERQGKLLEAQRLRMRTTYDVEMMRQVGFCSGIENYSMHIDGRSPGSAPHCLLDYFPDDYLTVIDESHVTIPQIGGMYEGDASRKRMLIDHGFRLPSAADNRPLRFDEFLDRVGQMVFLSATPGPWELEQAQGEVVEQVIRPTGLVDPEVVVKPTRGQIDDLMHEIKLRTERDERVLVTTLTKKMAEDLSDYLLEHGIRVRYLHSEVDTLRRVELLRELRKGDYDVLVGINLLREGLDLPEVSLVAILDADKEGFLRSGRSLIQTIGRAARNVSGQVHMYADKMTPSMAEAIEETNRRRAKQVAHNEANGISPEPLRKKIHDILDDIYREAEDTEGATTRVGGAVRQMSRGKAPVKETRSRGRVGAAPAREGMARAELAQLIQELNDQMLAAARELQFELAARIRDEVSELKKELRGMDAAGVS encoded by the coding sequence ATGGCGCTCGACATTCCGCGGCTCGACGGCCGCTTCCAGGTGGTCTCCGAGTTCCAGCCGTCGGGCGACCAGCCGGCCGCCATCGACGACCTGGAGCGCCGGGTGCGGCGGGGCGAACGGCACACCGTGCTGCTCGGCGCCACCGGCACCGGCAAGAGCGCGACCTCCGCCTGGTTGATCGAGCGGTTGCAGCGCCCCACCCTGGTGCTGGCACCCAACAAGACGCTCTGCGCCCAGCTCGCCAAGGAGTTCAGCGAGCTGCTGCCGAACAACGCCGTCGAATACTTCGTCTCGTACTACGACTACTACCAGCCCGAGGCGTACATCCCACAGACCGACACCTACATCGAGAAGGACTCCTCGATCAACGAGGAGGTCGAGCGGCTGCGGCACGCCACCACGATGTCCCTGCTGACCCGCCGGGACGTGGTGGTGGTCGCCACCGTCTCGGCGATCTACGGCCTGGGCACCCCGCAGGAATACCTGGACCGGTCGGTGCGGATCCAGGTCGGCCAGGAGGTCGAGCGGGACAAGCTGCTCCGCCGGCTGGTCGACGTGCAGTACACCCGCAACGACATGGCGTTCAACCGGGGCACCTTCCGGGTCCGGGGCGACACCCTGGAGATCATCCCGGCGTACGAGGAGCTGGCGCTCCGGATCGAGTTCTTCGGCGACGAGGTGGAGAAGCTCTACTACCTGCACCCGCTGACCGGGGAGGTGGTCCGGGAGGTCGACAACCTGCTGATCTTCCCGGCCACCCACTACACCGCCGGCCCGGAGCGGATGGAGCGGGCGCTCGCCGACATCGAGGTGGAGCTGGCCGAGCGGCTCGCGGAGCTGGAGCGGCAGGGCAAGCTGCTGGAGGCGCAGCGGCTGCGGATGCGCACCACCTACGACGTGGAGATGATGCGCCAGGTCGGTTTCTGCTCCGGCATCGAGAACTACTCGATGCACATCGACGGCCGGTCGCCGGGCAGCGCCCCGCACTGTCTGCTCGACTACTTCCCCGACGACTACCTGACCGTGATCGACGAGTCGCACGTCACCATCCCGCAGATCGGCGGCATGTACGAGGGCGACGCCTCCCGCAAGCGGATGCTCATCGACCACGGCTTCCGGCTGCCCAGCGCCGCCGACAACCGACCGCTGCGCTTCGACGAGTTCCTGGACCGGGTGGGCCAGATGGTCTTCCTCTCCGCCACCCCCGGCCCGTGGGAGCTGGAGCAGGCCCAGGGCGAGGTGGTCGAGCAGGTGATCCGGCCGACCGGCCTGGTCGACCCCGAGGTGGTGGTCAAGCCCACCAGGGGGCAGATCGACGACCTGATGCACGAGATCAAGCTGCGCACCGAGCGGGACGAGCGGGTGCTGGTCACCACGCTGACCAAGAAGATGGCCGAGGACCTCTCCGACTATCTGCTGGAGCACGGCATCCGGGTCCGCTACCTGCACTCCGAGGTCGACACGCTGCGCCGGGTGGAGCTGCTGCGCGAGCTGCGCAAGGGCGACTACGACGTACTCGTCGGGATCAACCTGCTGCGGGAGGGGCTGGACCTGCCCGAGGTGTCGCTGGTGGCGATTCTCGACGCCGACAAGGAGGGCTTCCTGCGCAGCGGCCGGTCGCTGATCCAGACCATCGGCCGGGCCGCCCGGAACGTCTCCGGCCAGGTCCACATGTACGCGGACAAGATGACCCCGTCGATGGCCGAGGCGATCGAGGAGACCAACCGGCGTCGGGCCAAGCAGGTGGCGCACAACGAGGCGAACGGGATCAGCCCGGAGCCGCTGCGTAAGAAGATCCACGACATCCTGGACGACATCTACCGGGAGGCCGAGGACACCGAGGGCGCCACCACCAGGGTCGGCGGCGCGGTCCGGCAGATGTCCCGGGGCAAGGCGCCGGTGAAGGAGACCCGCAGCCGGGGCCGGGTCGGTGCGGCGCCGGCCCGGGAGGGGATGGCCCGTGCCGAGCTGGCCCAGCTCATCCAGGAACTCAACGACCAGATGCTGGCCGCGGCCCGCGAGTTGCAGTTCGAGCTTGCCGCCCGGATCCGCGACGAGGTCTCAGAGCTGAAGAAGGAGCTGCGCGGCATGGACGCCGCCGGAGTCAGCTGA
- a CDS encoding SDR family oxidoreductase has translation MEERVALITGVSRRAGIAAAVARRFAATGYRLQLTGLPGYDEAQPYGGDPEGIPGLLAELEQLTGDPDVTRFRAADLTSPTAPAELVETAVRAHGRLDVVVSAHTYSTGTALGTLDADEVDRHLVVNVRANLLLAEAFAAAFRAGSGGRLVLFSSGQRLGPMPTELAYAASKAGVENLTRQLGCLLMPQGITVNCVNPGPTDTGWASAEDLAAGGHLFPGGRWGQPDDAARLVEWLCSADGGWVTGQVIDSEGGFNRYG, from the coding sequence ATGGAAGAACGGGTCGCCCTGATAACCGGGGTCAGCCGTCGGGCCGGGATCGCCGCGGCGGTCGCCCGCAGGTTCGCCGCGACTGGCTACCGGCTACAGCTCACCGGCCTGCCCGGCTACGACGAGGCACAGCCGTACGGCGGTGACCCCGAGGGCATCCCCGGACTGCTCGCCGAACTCGAACAGCTGACCGGCGATCCCGACGTGACCCGGTTCCGGGCCGCCGACCTGACCTCGCCGACCGCCCCCGCCGAACTGGTCGAGACGGCGGTACGCGCACACGGCCGGCTCGACGTCGTCGTCTCCGCGCACACGTACTCGACCGGGACCGCGCTTGGCACGCTCGACGCGGACGAGGTCGACCGGCACCTGGTGGTCAACGTCCGGGCCAACCTGCTGCTGGCCGAGGCGTTCGCGGCGGCGTTCCGGGCCGGCTCCGGCGGCCGGCTGGTCCTCTTCTCCAGTGGGCAACGACTCGGTCCGATGCCGACCGAACTGGCGTACGCGGCCAGCAAGGCCGGGGTGGAGAACCTGACCCGGCAGTTGGGTTGCCTGCTGATGCCGCAGGGAATCACGGTGAACTGCGTCAACCCCGGCCCCACCGACACCGGATGGGCCTCGGCGGAGGACCTGGCAGCGGGCGGTCACCTGTTCCCGGGCGGCAGGTGGGGCCAGCCGGACGACGCGGCCCGGCTCGTCGAGTGGCTCTGCTCGGCGGACGGCGGCTGGGTCACCGGCCAGGTGATCGACTCCGAGGGCGGCTTCAACCGCTACGGCTGA
- a CDS encoding Uma2 family endonuclease, whose product MSAARVAGMPGPWQPDPVRQRQAGYRLEDLLRLPPDAPRVELVDGVIHVVPAPTLGHQDVSSLLRGWLGDHAPAHLRAAQAVGVALDRDFTREPDVLVYRAEVPDDRHFLLPHEVVLAVEVVSPGTRRTDRFSKPAEYAGAGIAGYWRVEQNPVRVYAYRLADRPGRSGNREYELLAEADELLELTQPFPVELPITEITP is encoded by the coding sequence ATGAGCGCCGCGCGGGTGGCCGGGATGCCCGGGCCGTGGCAGCCGGACCCGGTCCGGCAGCGCCAGGCCGGCTACCGGCTGGAAGACCTGCTGCGCCTGCCGCCGGACGCCCCCCGGGTCGAACTCGTCGACGGAGTCATCCACGTGGTCCCCGCCCCCACGCTGGGCCATCAAGATGTCTCCAGCCTGCTGCGGGGTTGGCTGGGCGACCACGCACCGGCGCACCTGCGGGCGGCCCAGGCGGTCGGCGTCGCGTTGGATCGGGACTTCACCCGGGAACCGGACGTCCTGGTCTACCGGGCGGAGGTTCCGGATGACCGGCACTTCCTGCTGCCGCACGAGGTGGTGCTCGCGGTCGAGGTCGTCTCGCCGGGGACCCGGCGCACCGACCGGTTCAGCAAGCCGGCCGAATACGCCGGCGCCGGCATCGCCGGCTACTGGCGGGTCGAGCAGAACCCGGTCCGGGTCTACGCGTACCGGCTGGCGGACCGGCCGGGACGCAGCGGGAACCGGGAATACGAACTTCTCGCCGAGGCCGACGAGTTGCTGGAGCTGACCCAGCCGTTCCCGGTCGAACTGCCGATCACCGAGATCACCCCGTAG
- a CDS encoding DUF2945 domain-containing protein, which yields MSWRSHGSRAYGTVQEEITERTYAAQRTVAASQEDPQYRVRTDEGRDAVHRSEALFDE from the coding sequence GTGAGCTGGCGGAGCCACGGCTCCAGGGCATACGGCACCGTGCAGGAGGAGATCACCGAACGGACGTACGCCGCGCAGCGGACGGTCGCCGCGTCGCAGGAGGATCCGCAGTACCGGGTCCGTACCGACGAGGGACGGGACGCGGTGCACAGATCGGAGGCGTTGTTCGATGAGTAG
- the rpsA gene encoding 30S ribosomal protein S1 produces MTSSIEAPSSATKVTVDDLGSEEAFLAAIDETIKYFNDGDIVEGTVVKVDRDEVLLDIGYKTEGVIPSRELSIKHDVDPAEVVSVGDHIEALVLQKEDKEGRLILSKKRAQYERAWGTIEKIKDEDGVVRGSVIEVVKGGLILDIGLRGFLPASLVEMRRVRDLQPYVGRELEAKIIELDKNRNNVVLSRRAWLEQTQSEVRTEFLNKLQKGQVRKGLVSSIVNFGAFVDLGGVDGLVHVSELSWKHIDHPSEVVEVGQEVEVEVLDVDLDRERVSLSLKATQEDPWRQFARTHAIQQIVPGKVTKLVPFGAFVRVDDGIEGLVHISELAERHVEIPEQVVQVGSDVMVKVIDIDLERRRISLSLKQANEGFVEGEEHFDPTLYGMTATYDNEGNYIYPEGFDPETGEWLEGFDKQRETWETQYAEARTRWEAHTKQVQNSRAADAEAAANPTAPTGGGSGGGGGGGTSSSSPAPARQAEEPAGTLATDEALAALREKLAGGK; encoded by the coding sequence ATGACGAGCAGCATCGAGGCCCCCTCGAGCGCCACCAAGGTCACCGTCGACGACCTCGGTTCCGAGGAAGCTTTCCTCGCCGCCATCGACGAGACCATCAAGTACTTCAACGACGGCGACATTGTCGAAGGCACCGTCGTCAAGGTCGATCGGGACGAGGTCCTGCTCGACATCGGCTACAAGACCGAGGGTGTCATCCCCTCGCGCGAGTTGTCGATCAAGCACGACGTCGACCCCGCCGAGGTGGTGTCGGTCGGTGACCACATCGAGGCCCTCGTCCTCCAGAAGGAGGACAAGGAGGGGCGGCTGATCCTCTCGAAGAAGCGTGCCCAGTACGAGCGCGCCTGGGGCACGATCGAGAAGATCAAGGACGAGGACGGTGTCGTCCGCGGCTCCGTCATCGAGGTGGTCAAGGGCGGCCTCATCCTCGACATCGGGCTGCGTGGCTTCCTGCCCGCCTCCCTGGTCGAGATGCGTCGGGTGCGGGACCTCCAGCCGTACGTCGGCCGGGAGCTCGAAGCCAAGATCATCGAGCTGGACAAGAACCGCAACAACGTGGTGCTGTCCCGCCGTGCCTGGCTGGAGCAGACCCAGTCCGAGGTGCGCACCGAGTTCCTCAACAAGCTCCAGAAGGGCCAGGTCCGCAAGGGCCTCGTCTCCTCGATCGTCAACTTCGGCGCCTTCGTCGACCTTGGCGGCGTGGACGGCCTGGTGCACGTCTCCGAGCTCTCCTGGAAGCACATCGACCACCCCTCCGAGGTCGTCGAGGTGGGCCAGGAGGTCGAGGTCGAGGTGCTGGACGTCGACCTCGACCGCGAGCGGGTCTCGCTCTCGCTCAAGGCGACCCAGGAGGACCCGTGGCGGCAGTTCGCCCGTACCCACGCGATCCAGCAGATCGTGCCGGGTAAGGTCACCAAGCTGGTGCCGTTCGGTGCGTTCGTCCGGGTCGACGACGGCATCGAGGGTCTGGTGCACATCTCCGAGCTGGCCGAGCGCCACGTGGAGATCCCGGAGCAGGTCGTCCAGGTCGGCTCCGACGTCATGGTCAAGGTCATCGACATCGACCTGGAGCGTCGGCGGATCTCGCTCTCGCTCAAGCAGGCGAACGAGGGCTTCGTCGAGGGCGAGGAGCACTTCGACCCGACCCTCTACGGCATGACCGCGACCTACGACAACGAGGGCAACTACATCTACCCGGAGGGCTTCGACCCGGAGACCGGGGAGTGGCTCGAAGGCTTCGACAAGCAGCGCGAGACCTGGGAGACGCAGTACGCCGAGGCTCGTACCCGCTGGGAGGCGCACACCAAGCAGGTGCAGAACTCCCGGGCGGCCGACGCCGAGGCGGCGGCCAACCCGACCGCTCCGACCGGCGGCGGCAGTGGTGGCGGCGGCGGTGGCGGCACCTCGTCCAGCAGCCCCGCTCCCGCCCGCCAGGCGGAGGAGCCGGCCGGCACGCTGGCCACCGACGAGGCGCTCGCCGCCCTGCGGGAGAAGCTCGCCGGCGGCAAGTAG
- the coaE gene encoding dephospho-CoA kinase: MLKVGLTGGIGSGKSVVAARLADLGAVVVDSDRIAREVVEPGTDGLREVVAEFGARVCAEDGSLDRAALGEIVFADQAARARLEGIVHPRVRRRSAELVAGAAPDAIVVNDVPLLVEGGLAPTYHLVLVVRAAEATRIGRLVRDRGMTVEQAVQRIRAQVGDEWRAAAADVLLDNDGELAELHAAVDALWRDRLTPYERNVRQHRPVRVSRVRLVEPDPSWPAQYRRLAARIRHVLASTGVRVDHVGSTSVPGLAAKDVLDLQLGVATLAEADALADRLADAGFPRCPGDWWDNARSSGGASEAAVPGRSSRWEKRLHGSADPGRPVNLHVREINSPGWRFALLMRDHLRADPGRRAEYLAVKRRLAAAGPDLDAYAEAKEPWFDLEHRYAEEWAATAGWQPGPADEES; this comes from the coding sequence GTGCTGAAGGTCGGACTGACCGGTGGGATCGGATCGGGAAAGAGCGTCGTCGCAGCCCGGCTCGCCGACCTCGGGGCGGTGGTGGTCGACTCGGACCGGATCGCCCGGGAGGTGGTCGAGCCGGGCACCGACGGGCTGCGCGAGGTGGTGGCCGAGTTCGGCGCCCGGGTGTGCGCGGAGGACGGCAGCCTCGACCGGGCGGCGCTCGGGGAGATCGTCTTCGCCGACCAGGCGGCGCGGGCCAGGCTGGAGGGGATCGTCCACCCCCGGGTACGCCGGCGCAGCGCCGAGCTGGTCGCCGGGGCGGCCCCGGACGCGATCGTGGTCAACGACGTACCGCTGCTGGTGGAGGGCGGGCTCGCCCCGACGTACCACCTGGTGCTTGTGGTACGGGCCGCCGAGGCGACCCGGATCGGGCGGCTGGTCCGGGACCGGGGCATGACCGTCGAGCAGGCGGTCCAGCGGATCCGGGCGCAGGTCGGGGACGAGTGGCGGGCAGCCGCTGCCGACGTACTGCTGGACAACGACGGCGAGCTGGCTGAACTGCACGCCGCGGTGGACGCGCTATGGCGGGACCGGTTGACGCCGTACGAGCGGAACGTCCGGCAGCACCGGCCGGTACGAGTCAGCCGGGTGCGACTGGTCGAGCCCGATCCGAGCTGGCCGGCCCAGTACCGGCGGCTGGCCGCCCGGATCCGGCACGTCCTGGCCTCCACCGGGGTACGCGTCGACCACGTCGGCTCGACCTCGGTGCCCGGCCTGGCGGCCAAGGACGTCCTCGACCTCCAGCTGGGCGTCGCCACGCTGGCCGAGGCCGACGCGTTGGCCGACCGGCTCGCCGACGCCGGCTTCCCGCGTTGTCCGGGCGACTGGTGGGACAACGCCCGCTCGTCCGGCGGGGCCTCCGAGGCGGCGGTGCCGGGGCGGAGCTCCCGGTGGGAGAAGCGGCTGCACGGCAGCGCGGACCCTGGCCGACCGGTCAACCTGCACGTCCGGGAGATCAACTCGCCGGGCTGGCGGTTCGCCCTGCTGATGCGCGACCACCTGCGGGCCGACCCGGGGCGCCGGGCCGAGTACCTGGCCGTCAAGCGGCGGCTGGCGGCGGCCGGCCCGGATCTGGACGCCTACGCCGAGGCGAAGGAGCCGTGGTTCGACCTGGAACACCGGTATGCCGAAGAGTGGGCGGCGACCGCCGGCTGGCAGCCGGGCCCGGCCGACGAGGAGAGCTGA
- the pnuC gene encoding nicotinamide riboside transporter PnuC yields MLDWLTGTAFTVAGAPTSRAELLGFATGVLNVWLLTRQKMWNWPVGIANVLLLMVLFWTAGLYADAGLQIVYVGLGLYGWWAWLFGGAQRSRLVVSRTGRREWTVLVAAGAVLTLLLWLLLDRATDSTVPFPDAVTTALSLMATYGQCRKRVESWWIWITADLVYIPLYAYKGLYLTAGLYLVFLGLCVLGLRNWRADLRRLSATAARPMAPGPAPA; encoded by the coding sequence ATGCTCGACTGGCTGACCGGTACGGCGTTCACCGTGGCGGGTGCCCCGACCAGCCGGGCCGAACTGCTCGGCTTCGCGACCGGCGTACTCAACGTCTGGCTGCTGACCCGGCAGAAGATGTGGAACTGGCCGGTCGGCATCGCCAACGTGCTGCTGCTGATGGTGCTCTTCTGGACCGCCGGGCTGTACGCCGACGCCGGCCTCCAGATCGTCTACGTCGGGCTCGGCCTCTACGGCTGGTGGGCGTGGCTGTTCGGCGGTGCGCAGCGGAGCCGTCTGGTGGTGAGCCGGACCGGCCGTCGGGAGTGGACGGTGCTGGTCGCCGCCGGTGCGGTACTGACGCTGCTGCTCTGGCTGCTGCTGGACCGGGCGACCGACTCGACGGTGCCGTTTCCGGACGCGGTGACCACCGCGCTGTCCCTGATGGCGACGTACGGCCAGTGCCGCAAGCGGGTGGAGAGCTGGTGGATCTGGATCACCGCCGACCTCGTCTACATCCCGCTCTACGCCTACAAGGGGCTCTATCTGACCGCCGGGCTCTACCTGGTCTTCCTCGGGCTCTGCGTGCTCGGGCTGCGTAACTGGCGGGCGGACCTGCGCCGGCTCTCGGCAACCGCCGCCCGGCCGATGGCGCCCGGCCCGGCCCCGGCATGA
- a CDS encoding DUF3140 domain-containing protein, with product MSSRADDGRDTVREFRDAVNMNPGELGKWLDTDDSKAAGWRRGGKGGGESVGHESGRRIIDLLRKRANQFTDRDFAHMRKVVGYVRRHMAQRPAGDVRNTRWRYSLMNWGHDPLKAPLPQVGGPSRKAQQRHREAERSSSRNRRG from the coding sequence ATGAGTAGTCGCGCCGACGACGGCCGGGACACCGTCCGGGAGTTCCGGGACGCCGTCAACATGAACCCGGGCGAGCTGGGCAAGTGGCTGGACACCGACGACTCGAAGGCGGCGGGCTGGCGCAGGGGTGGCAAGGGCGGCGGCGAGTCCGTCGGGCACGAGTCCGGCCGCCGGATCATCGACCTGCTGCGCAAGCGGGCGAACCAGTTCACCGACCGCGACTTCGCGCACATGCGCAAGGTGGTCGGGTACGTCCGGCGGCACATGGCGCAACGACCGGCCGGCGACGTACGCAACACCAGGTGGCGGTACTCGCTGATGAACTGGGGACACGACCCGCTCAAGGCGCCGCTGCCGCAGGTCGGCGGACCGTCCCGGAAGGCACAGCAACGGCACCGGGAAGCCGAGCGCTCCTCCAGCCGGAACCGCCGCGGCTGA
- a CDS encoding STM4013/SEN3800 family hydrolase: MRELIGSHDLLFVTLDTLRYDVAEELAAAGRTPNLVRALPGGVWERRHSPASFTYAAHQAFFAGFLPTPTAPGPHPRLFAAASPGSGTTGEQTWIFDAPDVVRALASAGYHTVCVGGVGFFSGRSPLGGVLPALFAEAHWEPEFGVSAPRCFEAQLDRIGTVLPTVPAERPLFLFVNVAAIHQPNRHYLPGADRDSRESHAAALEYVDRHVGRLFALATSRDRPCLVLICADHGTAYGEEGQSGHRLGHEVVWTVPYGQFVIEPGDWGKPGDWPGSDHSG; this comes from the coding sequence ATGAGGGAGCTGATCGGCAGCCACGACCTGTTGTTCGTCACCCTGGACACACTCCGGTACGACGTCGCGGAGGAGTTGGCCGCCGCCGGGCGTACCCCGAATCTGGTGCGCGCGTTGCCGGGCGGGGTGTGGGAGCGCCGGCACAGTCCGGCCAGCTTCACGTACGCGGCGCACCAGGCGTTCTTCGCCGGCTTCCTGCCCACCCCCACCGCACCCGGCCCGCACCCCCGGCTCTTCGCGGCAGCCTCCCCGGGCAGCGGGACCACCGGTGAGCAGACCTGGATCTTCGACGCCCCGGACGTGGTCCGGGCGCTCGCCTCGGCCGGCTACCACACCGTCTGCGTCGGCGGGGTCGGCTTCTTCAGCGGCAGGTCCCCGCTCGGCGGGGTGCTGCCGGCACTGTTCGCCGAGGCGCACTGGGAGCCCGAGTTCGGCGTCTCCGCGCCGCGCTGCTTCGAGGCGCAGCTCGACCGGATCGGCACCGTGTTGCCGACGGTGCCGGCGGAGCGGCCGCTCTTCCTCTTCGTCAACGTCGCCGCGATCCACCAGCCGAACCGGCACTACCTGCCGGGTGCCGACCGGGACAGCCGGGAGAGCCACGCCGCCGCGCTGGAGTACGTCGACCGGCACGTCGGCCGGCTCTTCGCCCTGGCCACCTCCCGGGACCGGCCGTGCCTGGTGTTGATCTGCGCCGACCACGGCACCGCGTACGGCGAGGAGGGGCAGAGCGGTCACCGGCTCGGTCACGAGGTGGTGTGGACGGTCCCGTACGGGCAGTTCGTCATCGAACCGGGTGACTGGGGCAAGCCCGGCGACTGGCCGGGGTCGGACCACTCCGGATGA
- a CDS encoding antibiotic biosynthesis monooxygenase family protein: protein MVLEVALIDVLAGQEEAFAEAYAKGRATLAGTPGCRSVRMTRGIESPSRFVLLVEWDSVEAHLENFRATDRFDTWRSLIGPYFAAPPVVEHFTDVPATA, encoded by the coding sequence GTGGTGCTCGAGGTTGCGCTTATCGACGTGCTGGCCGGTCAGGAGGAGGCGTTCGCCGAGGCGTACGCCAAGGGTCGTGCGACGCTCGCCGGCACCCCCGGCTGCAGGTCGGTCCGGATGACCCGGGGGATCGAGTCGCCGTCCCGGTTCGTGCTGCTGGTGGAGTGGGACTCGGTCGAGGCACACCTGGAGAACTTCCGGGCGACCGACCGCTTCGACACCTGGCGCTCGCTGATCGGCCCGTACTTCGCGGCCCCGCCGGTCGTCGAGCACTTCACCGACGTACCGGCGACGGCCTGA